A window of the Clupea harengus chromosome 8, Ch_v2.0.2, whole genome shotgun sequence genome harbors these coding sequences:
- the grik1a gene encoding glutamate receptor ionotropic, kainate 1 isoform X3 — protein sequence MPVNSRWFLSYLKQSNMENHANCNHRAMEKRKNVLVWILYFMSEFCLSSNQVLRIGGIFETRENEPVSVEELAFKFAVTSINRNRTLMPNTTLTYDIQRVNLFDSFEASRRVCDQLALGVVAVFGPSHTSSVSAVQSICNALEVPHIQTRWKHPSVDNKDTFYINLYPEYTSISRAILDIVTFLKWKSVTIVYEDSTGLMRMQELIKAPSKNNLKVRIRQLPTGSSDARPLLKEMKKGKEFFVIFDCSYQMAAELLKQLMSMGMMTEYYHFFFTTLDLFALDLEPYRFTGVNMTAFRMLNLDNPAVASVMEKWSMERLQAPPKPGTSLLNGIMTTDAALMYDAVFMVAVASQRATQMTVSSLQCHRHKPWRYGPRFMNLFKEARWDGLTGRIVLNKTDGLRRDFDLDLISLKEEGNAKRVEGEKWQKKWTKLGVWNSFAGLNLTETKEISNVTVSLANRTLIVTTILENPYVMHRKSDKVLYGNDRFEGYCLDLLKELSNILGFSYEVKLVSDGKYGAANDKGEWSGMVRELIDHVADLAVAPLTITYVREKVIDFSKPFMTLGISILYRKPNGTNPGVFSFLNPLTPDIWMYVLLACLGVSCVLFAIARFSPYEWYNPHPCNPASDVVQNNFTLLNSFWFGVAALMRQGSELMPKALSTRIVGGIWWFFTLIIISSYTANLAAFLTVERMDSPIASADDLAKQTKIEYGSVRDGSTMTFFKKSKISTYEKMWAFMSSRKNTALLKNNREGITRVLTTDYALLMESTSIEYISQRNCNLTQVGGLIDSKGYGVGTPIGSPFRDKVTIAILQLQEEGKLHMMKEKWWRGNGCPEEDNKEANALGVENIGGIFIVLAAGLVLSVFVAIGEFIYKAQKNSDIEECCDGGAEHFLQVPPWHEEASERTRARGIGRHPLSPQTRAAERDRHIETASRKTSQLFPDELL from the exons GGGGAATCTTCGAGACTCGGGAGAATGAGCCAGTGAGTGTGGAGGAGCTAGCTTTCAAATTTGCTGTCACCAGCATCAACCGAAACAGAACCTTAATgccaaacaccacattgacctATGACATTCAGAGAGTAAACCTCTTTGACAGCTTCGAAGCTTCCAGAAGAG TGTGTGATCAGCTGGCCTTAGGCGTGGTGGCCGTCTTTGGCCCCTCTCACACCTCTTCGGTCAGCGCCGTCCAGTCCATCTGCAACGCCCTGGAGGTGCCGCACATCCAGACCCGCTGGAAGCACCCGTCCGTGGACAACAAGGACACCTTCTACATCAACCTCTACCCGGAGTACACCTCCATTAGCCGGGCCATCCTGGACATCGTCACCTTCTTAAAGTGGAAGTCTGTTACCATTGTCTACGAGGACAGCACAG GTCTGATGCGGATGCAGGAGCTGATCAAAGCGCCGTCCAAGAACAACCTGAAGGTCCGCATCCGCCAGCTGCCCACGGGGAGCTCGGACGCCCGGCCCCTGCTCAAGGAGATGAAGAAAGGGAAGGAGTTCTTCGTCATCTTTGACTGCTCCTACCAAATGGCTGCCGAGCTTCTCAAACAA CTGATGTCAATGGGAATGATGACAGAGTACTACCATTTCTTCTTCACTACTTTG gaTCTGTTTGCCTTGGATCTGGAGCCTTACCGTTTCACCGGAGTGAACATGACGGCTTTCCGCATGCTCAACCTGGACAACCCAGCCGTGGCCTCGGTGATGGAGAAGTGGTCTATGGAGCGGTTGCAGGCTCCACCCAAACCTGGCACCTCCCTGCTAAATGGAATTATGACA ACGGATGCTGCTCTGATGTATGATGCGGTGTTCATGGTTGCCGTGGCATCACAGCGTGCCACCCAGATGACGGTGAGCTCTCTGCAGTGCCACCGGCACAAACCCTGGCGCTACGGACCCCGCTTCATGAATCTATTCAAAGAG GCTCGCTGGGACGGCTTGACAGGACGCATCGTCCTGAACAAGACCGACGGCTTGAGGAGAGACTTTGACTTGGACCTAATCAGTTTGAAGGAAGAAGGGAATGCCAAG CGTGTTGAAGGTGAAAAGTGGCAGAAAAAGTGGACAAAG CTTGGAGTGTGGAATTCCTTCGCTGGCCTTAACTTGACAGAAACAAAAGAAATTAGTAATGTCACCGTTTCACTGGCCAACCGAACACTCATAGTCACCACAATATTG gAAAATCCCTATGTGATGCACAGGAAATCAGACAAAGTGTTGTACGGAAATGACCGCTTTGAGGGCTACTGTCTGGACCTCTTAAAAGAGCTGTCCAACATCCTGGGCTTTTCCTATGAGGTGAAATTAGTTTCTGATGGCAAATATGGAGCCGCGAATGACAAGGGAGAATGGAGTGGAATGGTGCGAGAGCTCATCGACCAC GTTGCAGACCTGGCTGTGGCCCCTCTGACCATCACCTATGTGAGGGAGAAGGTCATCGACTTCTCCAAGCCCTTCATGACGCTGGGCATCAGCATCCTCTACCGCAAGCCCAACGGCACCAACCCAGGGGTGTTCTCCTTCCTCAACCCGCTCACCCCAGACATCTGGATGTATGTGCTGCTGGCCTGTCTGGGTGTCAGCTGTGTGCTCTTCGCCATCGCCAG GTTCAGCCCTTACGAGTGGTACAACCCACATCCCTGCAACCCAGCCTCAGATGTGGTGCAAAACAATTTCACATTGCTTAATAGTTTCTGGTTCGGGGTTGCAGCTCTTATGCGACAAG GCTCCGAGCTGATGCCTAAAGCTCTCTCCACCAGAATCGTTGGAGGGATCTGGTGGTTCTTCACCTTAATCATCATATCCTCCTACACTGCCAACTTAGCTGCTTTTCTGACTGTTGAAAGAATGGACTCCCCCATCGCCTCTGCTGACGATCTGGCAAAGCAGACTAAAATCGAGTATGGCTCGGTGAGGGACGGCTCTACCATGACGTTCTTTAAG AAATCCAAGATCTCCACCTATGAGAAGATGTGGGCCTTCATGAGCAGCAGGAAGAACACGGCACTGTTGAAGAACAACCGTGAGGGCATAACACGCGTGCTCACCACTGACTACGCCCTGCTCATGGAGTCCACCAGCATCGAGTACATCAGCCAGCGGAACTGCAACCTCACGCAGGTCGGAGGCCTCATTGACTCCAAGGGCTATGGCGTGGGCACCCCaatag GCTCCCCTTTCAGAGATAAGGTGACCATTGCCAtcctgcagctgcaggaggagggCAAGCTCCACATGATGAAGGAGAAGTGGTGGCGCGGGAACGGCTGCCCGGAGGAGGACAACAAGGAGGCCAACGCCCTCGGCGTGGAGAACATCGGTGGCATCTTCATCGTGCTGGCCGCTGGCCTCGTGCTCTCCGTGTTCGTGGCCATCGGCGAGTTCATCTACAAAGCGCAGAAGAACTCTGACATTGAAGAG tgctgtgatggagGAGCTGAGCATTTCCTTCAGGTGCCACCGTGGCACGAAGAAGCGAGCGAGAGGACGCGAGCGCGTGGGATTGGCCGGCACCCTTTGTCACCCCAAACGCGTGCTGCGGAAAGAGACCGTCACATAGAGACAGCGTCCCGCAAAACATCACAGCTGTTCCCTGATGAACTGCTCTGA
- the grik1a gene encoding glutamate receptor ionotropic, kainate 1 isoform X1, with amino-acid sequence MPVNSRWFLSYLKQSNMENHANCNHRAMEKRKNVLVWILYFMSEFCLSSNQVLRIGGIFETRENEPVSVEELAFKFAVTSINRNRTLMPNTTLTYDIQRVNLFDSFEASRRVCDQLALGVVAVFGPSHTSSVSAVQSICNALEVPHIQTRWKHPSVDNKDTFYINLYPEYTSISRAILDIVTFLKWKSVTIVYEDSTGLMRMQELIKAPSKNNLKVRIRQLPTGSSDARPLLKEMKKGKEFFVIFDCSYQMAAELLKQLMSMGMMTEYYHFFFTTLDLFALDLEPYRFTGVNMTAFRMLNLDNPAVASVMEKWSMERLQAPPKPGTSLLNGIMTTDAALMYDAVFMVAVASQRATQMTVSSLQCHRHKPWRYGPRFMNLFKEARWDGLTGRIVLNKTDGLRRDFDLDLISLKEEGNAKRVEGEKWQKKWTKLGVWNSFAGLNLTETKEISNVTVSLANRTLIVTTILENPYVMHRKSDKVLYGNDRFEGYCLDLLKELSNILGFSYEVKLVSDGKYGAANDKGEWSGMVRELIDHVADLAVAPLTITYVREKVIDFSKPFMTLGISILYRKPNGTNPGVFSFLNPLTPDIWMYVLLACLGVSCVLFAIARFSPYEWYNPHPCNPASDVVQNNFTLLNSFWFGVAALMRQGSELMPKALSTRIVGGIWWFFTLIIISSYTANLAAFLTVERMDSPIASADDLAKQTKIEYGSVRDGSTMTFFKKSKISTYEKMWAFMSSRKNTALLKNNREGITRVLTTDYALLMESTSIEYISQRNCNLTQVGGLIDSKGYGVGTPIGSPFRDKVTIAILQLQEEGKLHMMKEKWWRGNGCPEEDNKEANALGVENIGGIFIVLAAGLVLSVFVAIGEFIYKAQKNSDIEEAHSAQLSGQYSNEERKEEERSGKRRGGRDNPIRTQLGAEVRRIVMGLCHTSVASHSFHSKSSKSILFFIYFTLLPFACIFHSVIQWTH; translated from the exons GGGGAATCTTCGAGACTCGGGAGAATGAGCCAGTGAGTGTGGAGGAGCTAGCTTTCAAATTTGCTGTCACCAGCATCAACCGAAACAGAACCTTAATgccaaacaccacattgacctATGACATTCAGAGAGTAAACCTCTTTGACAGCTTCGAAGCTTCCAGAAGAG TGTGTGATCAGCTGGCCTTAGGCGTGGTGGCCGTCTTTGGCCCCTCTCACACCTCTTCGGTCAGCGCCGTCCAGTCCATCTGCAACGCCCTGGAGGTGCCGCACATCCAGACCCGCTGGAAGCACCCGTCCGTGGACAACAAGGACACCTTCTACATCAACCTCTACCCGGAGTACACCTCCATTAGCCGGGCCATCCTGGACATCGTCACCTTCTTAAAGTGGAAGTCTGTTACCATTGTCTACGAGGACAGCACAG GTCTGATGCGGATGCAGGAGCTGATCAAAGCGCCGTCCAAGAACAACCTGAAGGTCCGCATCCGCCAGCTGCCCACGGGGAGCTCGGACGCCCGGCCCCTGCTCAAGGAGATGAAGAAAGGGAAGGAGTTCTTCGTCATCTTTGACTGCTCCTACCAAATGGCTGCCGAGCTTCTCAAACAA CTGATGTCAATGGGAATGATGACAGAGTACTACCATTTCTTCTTCACTACTTTG gaTCTGTTTGCCTTGGATCTGGAGCCTTACCGTTTCACCGGAGTGAACATGACGGCTTTCCGCATGCTCAACCTGGACAACCCAGCCGTGGCCTCGGTGATGGAGAAGTGGTCTATGGAGCGGTTGCAGGCTCCACCCAAACCTGGCACCTCCCTGCTAAATGGAATTATGACA ACGGATGCTGCTCTGATGTATGATGCGGTGTTCATGGTTGCCGTGGCATCACAGCGTGCCACCCAGATGACGGTGAGCTCTCTGCAGTGCCACCGGCACAAACCCTGGCGCTACGGACCCCGCTTCATGAATCTATTCAAAGAG GCTCGCTGGGACGGCTTGACAGGACGCATCGTCCTGAACAAGACCGACGGCTTGAGGAGAGACTTTGACTTGGACCTAATCAGTTTGAAGGAAGAAGGGAATGCCAAG CGTGTTGAAGGTGAAAAGTGGCAGAAAAAGTGGACAAAG CTTGGAGTGTGGAATTCCTTCGCTGGCCTTAACTTGACAGAAACAAAAGAAATTAGTAATGTCACCGTTTCACTGGCCAACCGAACACTCATAGTCACCACAATATTG gAAAATCCCTATGTGATGCACAGGAAATCAGACAAAGTGTTGTACGGAAATGACCGCTTTGAGGGCTACTGTCTGGACCTCTTAAAAGAGCTGTCCAACATCCTGGGCTTTTCCTATGAGGTGAAATTAGTTTCTGATGGCAAATATGGAGCCGCGAATGACAAGGGAGAATGGAGTGGAATGGTGCGAGAGCTCATCGACCAC GTTGCAGACCTGGCTGTGGCCCCTCTGACCATCACCTATGTGAGGGAGAAGGTCATCGACTTCTCCAAGCCCTTCATGACGCTGGGCATCAGCATCCTCTACCGCAAGCCCAACGGCACCAACCCAGGGGTGTTCTCCTTCCTCAACCCGCTCACCCCAGACATCTGGATGTATGTGCTGCTGGCCTGTCTGGGTGTCAGCTGTGTGCTCTTCGCCATCGCCAG GTTCAGCCCTTACGAGTGGTACAACCCACATCCCTGCAACCCAGCCTCAGATGTGGTGCAAAACAATTTCACATTGCTTAATAGTTTCTGGTTCGGGGTTGCAGCTCTTATGCGACAAG GCTCCGAGCTGATGCCTAAAGCTCTCTCCACCAGAATCGTTGGAGGGATCTGGTGGTTCTTCACCTTAATCATCATATCCTCCTACACTGCCAACTTAGCTGCTTTTCTGACTGTTGAAAGAATGGACTCCCCCATCGCCTCTGCTGACGATCTGGCAAAGCAGACTAAAATCGAGTATGGCTCGGTGAGGGACGGCTCTACCATGACGTTCTTTAAG AAATCCAAGATCTCCACCTATGAGAAGATGTGGGCCTTCATGAGCAGCAGGAAGAACACGGCACTGTTGAAGAACAACCGTGAGGGCATAACACGCGTGCTCACCACTGACTACGCCCTGCTCATGGAGTCCACCAGCATCGAGTACATCAGCCAGCGGAACTGCAACCTCACGCAGGTCGGAGGCCTCATTGACTCCAAGGGCTATGGCGTGGGCACCCCaatag GCTCCCCTTTCAGAGATAAGGTGACCATTGCCAtcctgcagctgcaggaggagggCAAGCTCCACATGATGAAGGAGAAGTGGTGGCGCGGGAACGGCTGCCCGGAGGAGGACAACAAGGAGGCCAACGCCCTCGGCGTGGAGAACATCGGTGGCATCTTCATCGTGCTGGCCGCTGGCCTCGTGCTCTCCGTGTTCGTGGCCATCGGCGAGTTCATCTACAAAGCGCAGAAGAACTCTGACATTGAAGAG GCACATTCTGCCCAGCTGTCAGGTCAGTACAGcaatgaggagaggaaagaagaggagaggagtgggaagaggagaggtgggagagatAACCCCATTAGAACCCAATTGGGTGCAGAGGTCAGGAGGATTGTGATGGGACTTTGTCACACTTCAGTGGCCTCTCATTCATTCCATTCCAAAAGCTCAAAATCGATtttgttctttatttatttcaccttATTACCTTTTGCATGCATTTTTCATAGTGTCATACAATGGACACATTAA
- the grik1a gene encoding glutamate receptor ionotropic, kainate 1 isoform X4, protein MPVNSRWFLSYLKQSNMENHANCNHRAMEKRKNVLVWILYFMSEFCLSSNQVLRIGGIFETRENEPVSVEELAFKFAVTSINRNRTLMPNTTLTYDIQRVNLFDSFEASRRVCDQLALGVVAVFGPSHTSSVSAVQSICNALEVPHIQTRWKHPSVDNKDTFYINLYPEYTSISRAILDIVTFLKWKSVTIVYEDSTGLMRMQELIKAPSKNNLKVRIRQLPTGSSDARPLLKEMKKGKEFFVIFDCSYQMAAELLKQLMSMGMMTEYYHFFFTTLDLFALDLEPYRFTGVNMTAFRMLNLDNPAVASVMEKWSMERLQAPPKPGTSLLNGIMTTDAALMYDAVFMVAVASQRATQMTVSSLQCHRHKPWRYGPRFMNLFKEARWDGLTGRIVLNKTDGLRRDFDLDLISLKEEGNAKRVEGEKWQKKWTKLGVWNSFAGLNLTETKEISNVTVSLANRTLIVTTILENPYVMHRKSDKVLYGNDRFEGYCLDLLKELSNILGFSYEVKLVSDGKYGAANDKGEWSGMVRELIDHVADLAVAPLTITYVREKVIDFSKPFMTLGISILYRKPNGTNPGVFSFLNPLTPDIWMYVLLACLGVSCVLFAIARFSPYEWYNPHPCNPASDVVQNNFTLLNSFWFGVAALMRQGSELMPKALSTRIVGGIWWFFTLIIISSYTANLAAFLTVERMDSPIASADDLAKQTKIEYGSVRDGSTMTFFKKSKISTYEKMWAFMSSRKNTALLKNNREGITRVLTTDYALLMESTSIEYISQRNCNLTQVGGLIDSKGYGVGTPIGSPFRDKVTIAILQLQEEGKLHMMKEKWWRGNGCPEEDNKEANALGVENIGGIFIVLAAGLVLSVFVAIGEFIYKAQKNSDIEECVSFSAVMEELSISFRCHRGTKKRARGRERVGLAGTLCHPKRVLRKETVT, encoded by the exons GGGGAATCTTCGAGACTCGGGAGAATGAGCCAGTGAGTGTGGAGGAGCTAGCTTTCAAATTTGCTGTCACCAGCATCAACCGAAACAGAACCTTAATgccaaacaccacattgacctATGACATTCAGAGAGTAAACCTCTTTGACAGCTTCGAAGCTTCCAGAAGAG TGTGTGATCAGCTGGCCTTAGGCGTGGTGGCCGTCTTTGGCCCCTCTCACACCTCTTCGGTCAGCGCCGTCCAGTCCATCTGCAACGCCCTGGAGGTGCCGCACATCCAGACCCGCTGGAAGCACCCGTCCGTGGACAACAAGGACACCTTCTACATCAACCTCTACCCGGAGTACACCTCCATTAGCCGGGCCATCCTGGACATCGTCACCTTCTTAAAGTGGAAGTCTGTTACCATTGTCTACGAGGACAGCACAG GTCTGATGCGGATGCAGGAGCTGATCAAAGCGCCGTCCAAGAACAACCTGAAGGTCCGCATCCGCCAGCTGCCCACGGGGAGCTCGGACGCCCGGCCCCTGCTCAAGGAGATGAAGAAAGGGAAGGAGTTCTTCGTCATCTTTGACTGCTCCTACCAAATGGCTGCCGAGCTTCTCAAACAA CTGATGTCAATGGGAATGATGACAGAGTACTACCATTTCTTCTTCACTACTTTG gaTCTGTTTGCCTTGGATCTGGAGCCTTACCGTTTCACCGGAGTGAACATGACGGCTTTCCGCATGCTCAACCTGGACAACCCAGCCGTGGCCTCGGTGATGGAGAAGTGGTCTATGGAGCGGTTGCAGGCTCCACCCAAACCTGGCACCTCCCTGCTAAATGGAATTATGACA ACGGATGCTGCTCTGATGTATGATGCGGTGTTCATGGTTGCCGTGGCATCACAGCGTGCCACCCAGATGACGGTGAGCTCTCTGCAGTGCCACCGGCACAAACCCTGGCGCTACGGACCCCGCTTCATGAATCTATTCAAAGAG GCTCGCTGGGACGGCTTGACAGGACGCATCGTCCTGAACAAGACCGACGGCTTGAGGAGAGACTTTGACTTGGACCTAATCAGTTTGAAGGAAGAAGGGAATGCCAAG CGTGTTGAAGGTGAAAAGTGGCAGAAAAAGTGGACAAAG CTTGGAGTGTGGAATTCCTTCGCTGGCCTTAACTTGACAGAAACAAAAGAAATTAGTAATGTCACCGTTTCACTGGCCAACCGAACACTCATAGTCACCACAATATTG gAAAATCCCTATGTGATGCACAGGAAATCAGACAAAGTGTTGTACGGAAATGACCGCTTTGAGGGCTACTGTCTGGACCTCTTAAAAGAGCTGTCCAACATCCTGGGCTTTTCCTATGAGGTGAAATTAGTTTCTGATGGCAAATATGGAGCCGCGAATGACAAGGGAGAATGGAGTGGAATGGTGCGAGAGCTCATCGACCAC GTTGCAGACCTGGCTGTGGCCCCTCTGACCATCACCTATGTGAGGGAGAAGGTCATCGACTTCTCCAAGCCCTTCATGACGCTGGGCATCAGCATCCTCTACCGCAAGCCCAACGGCACCAACCCAGGGGTGTTCTCCTTCCTCAACCCGCTCACCCCAGACATCTGGATGTATGTGCTGCTGGCCTGTCTGGGTGTCAGCTGTGTGCTCTTCGCCATCGCCAG GTTCAGCCCTTACGAGTGGTACAACCCACATCCCTGCAACCCAGCCTCAGATGTGGTGCAAAACAATTTCACATTGCTTAATAGTTTCTGGTTCGGGGTTGCAGCTCTTATGCGACAAG GCTCCGAGCTGATGCCTAAAGCTCTCTCCACCAGAATCGTTGGAGGGATCTGGTGGTTCTTCACCTTAATCATCATATCCTCCTACACTGCCAACTTAGCTGCTTTTCTGACTGTTGAAAGAATGGACTCCCCCATCGCCTCTGCTGACGATCTGGCAAAGCAGACTAAAATCGAGTATGGCTCGGTGAGGGACGGCTCTACCATGACGTTCTTTAAG AAATCCAAGATCTCCACCTATGAGAAGATGTGGGCCTTCATGAGCAGCAGGAAGAACACGGCACTGTTGAAGAACAACCGTGAGGGCATAACACGCGTGCTCACCACTGACTACGCCCTGCTCATGGAGTCCACCAGCATCGAGTACATCAGCCAGCGGAACTGCAACCTCACGCAGGTCGGAGGCCTCATTGACTCCAAGGGCTATGGCGTGGGCACCCCaatag GCTCCCCTTTCAGAGATAAGGTGACCATTGCCAtcctgcagctgcaggaggagggCAAGCTCCACATGATGAAGGAGAAGTGGTGGCGCGGGAACGGCTGCCCGGAGGAGGACAACAAGGAGGCCAACGCCCTCGGCGTGGAGAACATCGGTGGCATCTTCATCGTGCTGGCCGCTGGCCTCGTGCTCTCCGTGTTCGTGGCCATCGGCGAGTTCATCTACAAAGCGCAGAAGAACTCTGACATTGAAGAG TGTGTctctttcagtgctgtgatggagGAGCTGAGCATTTCCTTCAGGTGCCACCGTGGCACGAAGAAGCGAGCGAGAGGACGCGAGCGCGTGGGATTGGCCGGCACCCTTTGTCACCCCAAACGCGTGCTGCGGAAAGAGACCGTCACATAG
- the grik1a gene encoding glutamate receptor ionotropic, kainate 1 isoform X5, with amino-acid sequence MPVNSRWFLSYLKQSNMENHANCNHRAMEKRKNVLVWILYFMSEFCLSSNQVLRIGGIFETRENEPVSVEELAFKFAVTSINRNRTLMPNTTLTYDIQRVNLFDSFEASRRVCDQLALGVVAVFGPSHTSSVSAVQSICNALEVPHIQTRWKHPSVDNKDTFYINLYPEYTSISRAILDIVTFLKWKSVTIVYEDSTGLMRMQELIKAPSKNNLKVRIRQLPTGSSDARPLLKEMKKGKEFFVIFDCSYQMAAELLKQLMSMGMMTEYYHFFFTTLDLFALDLEPYRFTGVNMTAFRMLNLDNPAVASVMEKWSMERLQAPPKPGTSLLNGIMTTDAALMYDAVFMVAVASQRATQMTVSSLQCHRHKPWRYGPRFMNLFKEARWDGLTGRIVLNKTDGLRRDFDLDLISLKEEGNAKRVEGEKWQKKWTKLGVWNSFAGLNLTETKEISNVTVSLANRTLIVTTILENPYVMHRKSDKVLYGNDRFEGYCLDLLKELSNILGFSYEVKLVSDGKYGAANDKGEWSGMVRELIDHVADLAVAPLTITYVREKVIDFSKPFMTLGISILYRKPNGTNPGVFSFLNPLTPDIWMYVLLACLGVSCVLFAIARFSPYEWYNPHPCNPASDVVQNNFTLLNSFWFGVAALMRQGSELMPKALSTRIVGGIWWFFTLIIISSYTANLAAFLTVERMDSPIASADDLAKQTKIEYGSVRDGSTMTFFKKSKISTYEKMWAFMSSRKNTALLKNNREGITRVLTTDYALLMESTSIEYISQRNCNLTQVGGLIDSKGYGVGTPIGSPFRDKVTIAILQLQEEGKLHMMKEKWWRGNGCPEEDNKEANALGVENIGGIFIVLAAGLVLSVFVAIGEFIYKAQKNSDIEEAFCFFYGVQSRQLQRHASISSTGTSLSTDLESGRLLGDDLSSR; translated from the exons GGGGAATCTTCGAGACTCGGGAGAATGAGCCAGTGAGTGTGGAGGAGCTAGCTTTCAAATTTGCTGTCACCAGCATCAACCGAAACAGAACCTTAATgccaaacaccacattgacctATGACATTCAGAGAGTAAACCTCTTTGACAGCTTCGAAGCTTCCAGAAGAG TGTGTGATCAGCTGGCCTTAGGCGTGGTGGCCGTCTTTGGCCCCTCTCACACCTCTTCGGTCAGCGCCGTCCAGTCCATCTGCAACGCCCTGGAGGTGCCGCACATCCAGACCCGCTGGAAGCACCCGTCCGTGGACAACAAGGACACCTTCTACATCAACCTCTACCCGGAGTACACCTCCATTAGCCGGGCCATCCTGGACATCGTCACCTTCTTAAAGTGGAAGTCTGTTACCATTGTCTACGAGGACAGCACAG GTCTGATGCGGATGCAGGAGCTGATCAAAGCGCCGTCCAAGAACAACCTGAAGGTCCGCATCCGCCAGCTGCCCACGGGGAGCTCGGACGCCCGGCCCCTGCTCAAGGAGATGAAGAAAGGGAAGGAGTTCTTCGTCATCTTTGACTGCTCCTACCAAATGGCTGCCGAGCTTCTCAAACAA CTGATGTCAATGGGAATGATGACAGAGTACTACCATTTCTTCTTCACTACTTTG gaTCTGTTTGCCTTGGATCTGGAGCCTTACCGTTTCACCGGAGTGAACATGACGGCTTTCCGCATGCTCAACCTGGACAACCCAGCCGTGGCCTCGGTGATGGAGAAGTGGTCTATGGAGCGGTTGCAGGCTCCACCCAAACCTGGCACCTCCCTGCTAAATGGAATTATGACA ACGGATGCTGCTCTGATGTATGATGCGGTGTTCATGGTTGCCGTGGCATCACAGCGTGCCACCCAGATGACGGTGAGCTCTCTGCAGTGCCACCGGCACAAACCCTGGCGCTACGGACCCCGCTTCATGAATCTATTCAAAGAG GCTCGCTGGGACGGCTTGACAGGACGCATCGTCCTGAACAAGACCGACGGCTTGAGGAGAGACTTTGACTTGGACCTAATCAGTTTGAAGGAAGAAGGGAATGCCAAG CGTGTTGAAGGTGAAAAGTGGCAGAAAAAGTGGACAAAG CTTGGAGTGTGGAATTCCTTCGCTGGCCTTAACTTGACAGAAACAAAAGAAATTAGTAATGTCACCGTTTCACTGGCCAACCGAACACTCATAGTCACCACAATATTG gAAAATCCCTATGTGATGCACAGGAAATCAGACAAAGTGTTGTACGGAAATGACCGCTTTGAGGGCTACTGTCTGGACCTCTTAAAAGAGCTGTCCAACATCCTGGGCTTTTCCTATGAGGTGAAATTAGTTTCTGATGGCAAATATGGAGCCGCGAATGACAAGGGAGAATGGAGTGGAATGGTGCGAGAGCTCATCGACCAC GTTGCAGACCTGGCTGTGGCCCCTCTGACCATCACCTATGTGAGGGAGAAGGTCATCGACTTCTCCAAGCCCTTCATGACGCTGGGCATCAGCATCCTCTACCGCAAGCCCAACGGCACCAACCCAGGGGTGTTCTCCTTCCTCAACCCGCTCACCCCAGACATCTGGATGTATGTGCTGCTGGCCTGTCTGGGTGTCAGCTGTGTGCTCTTCGCCATCGCCAG GTTCAGCCCTTACGAGTGGTACAACCCACATCCCTGCAACCCAGCCTCAGATGTGGTGCAAAACAATTTCACATTGCTTAATAGTTTCTGGTTCGGGGTTGCAGCTCTTATGCGACAAG GCTCCGAGCTGATGCCTAAAGCTCTCTCCACCAGAATCGTTGGAGGGATCTGGTGGTTCTTCACCTTAATCATCATATCCTCCTACACTGCCAACTTAGCTGCTTTTCTGACTGTTGAAAGAATGGACTCCCCCATCGCCTCTGCTGACGATCTGGCAAAGCAGACTAAAATCGAGTATGGCTCGGTGAGGGACGGCTCTACCATGACGTTCTTTAAG AAATCCAAGATCTCCACCTATGAGAAGATGTGGGCCTTCATGAGCAGCAGGAAGAACACGGCACTGTTGAAGAACAACCGTGAGGGCATAACACGCGTGCTCACCACTGACTACGCCCTGCTCATGGAGTCCACCAGCATCGAGTACATCAGCCAGCGGAACTGCAACCTCACGCAGGTCGGAGGCCTCATTGACTCCAAGGGCTATGGCGTGGGCACCCCaatag GCTCCCCTTTCAGAGATAAGGTGACCATTGCCAtcctgcagctgcaggaggagggCAAGCTCCACATGATGAAGGAGAAGTGGTGGCGCGGGAACGGCTGCCCGGAGGAGGACAACAAGGAGGCCAACGCCCTCGGCGTGGAGAACATCGGTGGCATCTTCATCGTGCTGGCCGCTGGCCTCGTGCTCTCCGTGTTCGTGGCCATCGGCGAGTTCATCTACAAAGCGCAGAAGAACTCTGACATTGAAGAG GCCTTCTGTTTCTTTTACGGGGTGCAGTCACGGCAGCTGCAAAGGCacgcctccatctcctccacggGCACCTCCCTATCGACGGACTTAGAGAGTGGCAGACTCCTCGGGGACGACCTTTCATCCCGCTAG